In uncultured Bacteroides sp., the following proteins share a genomic window:
- a CDS encoding SUMF1/EgtB/PvdO family nonheme iron enzyme — MKKLLFIASIVIASALSSCGGPIGESSTGGELTGVGAVAWDEPSPYGMVLIKRGSIKMGPDETDSLWGKSTPSKDVSVDAFWMDETEVSNSKYKQFVYWVRDSIIRERLADPAYGGNEAYKITEDRNGDPVKPHLNWAKPIPWKRATEEEQAAIKSVYTVHPIEGTTMLDAKQMNYRYDFFDQAQAALRKNRLNPADRNRNTDIPVNNDEVIMISKDTAYINDEGRIVNQTITRRLSSLYDFQNSYIVNIYPDTTCWVNDFQNSYNEPYMKLYFSHPSYNDYPVVGVSWEQANAFCAWRTNYLLAGLHGAARNIQRYRLPTEAEWEFAARGQEDNAYPWKSKDTKSDKGCYYANYKPGRGNYTKDGNLITTKVGSYSPNSNGLYDMAGNVSEWTSTVYTEAGVLSMNDMNPELKYNAAKEDPYVMKKKTVRGGSWKDVAAYVRSDARSYEYQNESRSYIGFRCVRTQIGYNKKGR; from the coding sequence ATGAAAAAGCTCTTATTCATTGCAAGTATAGTTATTGCTAGCGCACTTAGTTCATGTGGCGGTCCAATCGGTGAGTCTTCAACGGGTGGCGAGTTAACGGGCGTTGGTGCAGTGGCGTGGGATGAACCATCGCCTTACGGAATGGTGCTGATTAAACGGGGATCTATTAAAATGGGACCTGATGAAACCGACAGTCTTTGGGGAAAGTCAACTCCTTCAAAAGATGTATCAGTAGATGCTTTCTGGATGGATGAAACAGAAGTCAGCAATTCCAAATACAAACAATTTGTGTACTGGGTGCGTGATTCCATTATCCGTGAACGCTTAGCCGATCCTGCCTACGGAGGCAATGAAGCTTATAAGATTACGGAAGACAGAAATGGAGATCCGGTTAAACCTCATCTAAACTGGGCAAAACCAATTCCATGGAAGCGTGCAACGGAAGAGGAGCAGGCTGCTATTAAAAGTGTATACACAGTTCATCCAATTGAGGGCACTACTATGCTTGATGCTAAACAAATGAATTATCGTTATGATTTCTTTGACCAGGCTCAGGCTGCTCTTCGTAAGAATAGGTTAAACCCTGCCGATAGGAACAGAAACACGGATATTCCGGTGAATAATGATGAGGTGATTATGATTTCAAAGGATACGGCATATATTAATGACGAGGGCAGGATTGTGAATCAGACAATTACTCGCAGACTTTCTTCTTTATATGATTTTCAGAACAGTTATATAGTGAATATTTACCCGGATACTACTTGCTGGGTGAACGATTTTCAGAATTCATATAATGAACCTTATATGAAACTTTATTTCAGCCATCCCAGCTATAACGATTATCCAGTAGTTGGTGTCTCATGGGAGCAGGCAAATGCCTTTTGTGCATGGCGAACAAACTACTTGCTTGCTGGTTTGCATGGCGCTGCCCGCAATATACAACGTTACAGGCTACCAACAGAAGCGGAATGGGAGTTTGCAGCAAGAGGTCAGGAAGATAACGCTTATCCCTGGAAATCTAAAGATACAAAATCGGATAAAGGTTGTTACTATGCAAACTATAAACCAGGCAGGGGTAACTATACAAAAGATGGAAATCTGATTACCACGAAAGTGGGCTCTTATTCTCCTAATTCCAATGGCTTATATGATATGGCAGGTAATGTCTCCGAATGGACTTCTACAGTTTATACGGAAGCCGGTGTACTTTCCATGAACGATATGAATCCTGAGCTGAAGTACAATGCAGCAAAGGAGGACCCTTATGTGATGAAGAAGAAAACTGTTCGCGGCGGCTCCTGGAAAGATGTTGCAGCTTATGTTCGCTCTGATGCCCGTTCTTACGAATATCAGAACGAAAGCAGATCTTACATTGGTTTCCGTTGTGTCAGAACGCAGATTGGGTATAACAAAAAAGGCAGATAA
- the gldL gene encoding gliding motility protein GldL, translating into MNDNINKKRRLFTRFQDFMASYKGKVLLNYIYSWGASIVIAGVLFKLTHLPGANLMLWVGMGTEVIVFFISAFDRPAKSYKWESVFPNIKISGSGYNKVNEWPDSDQDIQDDKIPETVEQAINQSSANQKTVNRVASQPDYSQGVSSVLPGNAQSVPAGLQPPSFSGGGNVVFVGGIPASSDENWAAGISGEVASNSPEVADATAVYLGKLQSMAETLERFNSATNSLTDVSDTLLRSYKSISDNSESITSNSQGYVEQMQSLNRNLMGLNTIYEIQLKSISSQIDTIDKVNAGLIRIKDMYEGSTGNSEKFNEEAEKMAQQMEELNKVYARMLKAMTVNMNNQQQ; encoded by the coding sequence ATGAATGACAATATTAATAAGAAGAGAAGGCTATTCACTCGATTTCAGGATTTTATGGCCAGCTATAAAGGGAAAGTCTTGCTTAACTATATTTACAGTTGGGGAGCTTCTATTGTAATTGCGGGCGTATTGTTTAAATTAACTCATTTACCGGGGGCTAATTTAATGTTGTGGGTTGGTATGGGTACCGAAGTAATTGTGTTTTTTATTTCAGCTTTTGATCGTCCCGCTAAATCTTATAAATGGGAAAGTGTATTCCCTAATATAAAAATCTCTGGTTCTGGCTATAACAAGGTAAATGAGTGGCCGGATTCAGATCAGGATATTCAGGATGACAAAATACCGGAAACTGTAGAACAGGCAATAAATCAGTCTTCTGCAAATCAGAAGACTGTGAATAGAGTTGCATCACAACCAGACTATTCGCAAGGAGTCTCATCTGTTTTACCCGGTAATGCGCAATCTGTACCGGCTGGATTGCAGCCACCTTCTTTTAGTGGTGGTGGAAATGTTGTATTTGTAGGTGGTATACCAGCTTCAAGCGATGAGAACTGGGCAGCTGGAATTAGTGGTGAGGTTGCTTCAAACTCACCGGAGGTGGCAGATGCTACAGCCGTTTACCTAGGTAAACTGCAATCTATGGCAGAGACTTTGGAACGTTTTAATTCTGCCACAAACTCGTTGACAGACGTGTCTGATACTTTGTTGAGATCATATAAAAGTATAAGTGATAATTCTGAATCAATTACTTCAAATTCACAGGGATATGTGGAACAAATGCAATCTTTGAACCGCAATTTGATGGGATTAAATACGATTTATGAAATACAACTAAAGAGTATTAGTTCGCAGATTGATACTATAGATAAAGTAAATGCAGGCCTGATTCGTATTAAAGATATGTACGAAGGTTCAACGGGAAACAGTGAAAAATTCAATGAGGAAGCCGAAAAGATGGCACAGCAAATGGAGGAACTAAACAAAGTTTATGCTCGTATGCTGAAGGCTATGACGGTGAACATGAATAATCAACAACAATAA
- a CDS encoding cob(I)yrinic acid a,c-diamide adenosyltransferase gives MKKSAVYTKTGDKGTTSLVGGTRISKTDVRLESYGTVDELNANLGLLITYLEDESDKEFVLKIQHKLFSVGSYLATDQNKTALNNSSILLLSDIEAIEKEIDMIDEQLPPINRFVLPGGSREAAICHVCRTVCRRAERRILSLAMTCDIDENVIAFINRLSDYLFLLSRKQNISKNSSEIFWDKTCK, from the coding sequence ATGAAAAAAAGTGCAGTATATACTAAAACAGGAGACAAAGGAACTACCTCACTGGTAGGAGGGACAAGGATATCTAAAACAGATGTCCGTCTGGAATCGTATGGTACGGTAGATGAACTGAATGCAAATTTAGGTTTGCTGATAACATATCTTGAGGATGAATCGGACAAAGAGTTCGTTTTAAAGATTCAACATAAGCTTTTCTCCGTAGGTTCTTATCTGGCTACTGACCAAAATAAAACGGCTCTGAACAATTCCAGCATTTTACTGTTGTCGGATATAGAAGCAATAGAAAAAGAAATAGACATGATAGATGAACAATTGCCACCAATAAACCGCTTTGTGTTACCTGGAGGAAGTCGTGAAGCTGCAATTTGTCATGTTTGCCGAACGGTTTGTCGCAGAGCAGAAAGACGTATATTGTCACTTGCAATGACTTGTGACATAGATGAAAATGTAATAGCATTTATCAACCGTTTATCCGATTATTTGTTCCTTTTATCGCGAAAACAGAATATAAGTAAGAATAGTAGTGAAATATTTTGGGATAAAACTTGCAAATGA
- a CDS encoding DUF4450 domain-containing protein, whose product MKFVRMLPLFLWGVAVSAQPLASLNDSQRGVQRTLRYTPDGEDFVIVNGDKKFNRALYGSHTGFRVETGDVPEFALYLPRMGGNLSFGIVSGSKVLSLNKAAYIESRYRAGSRIYTIKDPLLGKGCIRITALSMYNADGAIFKIETENIPGNVSLTWRFGGAADKRFSREGDLGVDPYDSFDLKPEYCAGNVYSINNNAFTLKFGKKEPRQLAGVFPTDSKLSIANELPVLDGKLSLAGKKVYFMALQSSHLDKTLDYPALTDCFAKSEAARVKLASQIKIDTPDPYFNTLGGTLAVAADAIWSGEVWLHGAIGWRMPLNGWRAAYTGDALGWHDRARTHFNAYAASQVKDVPAIYPHPTQDSAMNLARSEKKWGTQMYSNGYICRNPRENNKMHHYDMNLCYIDELLWHFNWTGDLAYAKQMWPVLTRHLAWEKRNFDPDNDGLYDAYCCIWASDALYYNSGAVTHSSAYNYRANRMAAEIAARIGEDPKPYADEADKILKALNTRLWIPAKGHWAEYQDFMGKKKLHESAAVWTIYHAIDSDVQNPFQGYQATRYVDTEIPHIPVVAKGLKDEGYAVVSTTNWMPYSWSINNVAAAEVMHTSLAYWQAGRNEEAFKLLKSSVLDGMYLGSSPGNIGQISFYDAARGECYRDFGDPIGVASRALVQGLFGVIPDAMNGRVLVRPGFLSAWDHASISTPDINFAFKRIGKKEIYNVELKFEKQLVLDLQVRALSDKINSIKVNGKEVKWTLAESASGYPVIKISSLPAKNNKVEIVWTGKELLKVPGVASASNGLSWSLNLGNPIKKIYDPQGIIEDAKTSGSIISGKIKAEAGSHTLFALISQGEMEWWMPVNIEVKEGSPVAAKAFANVNSSTCEPVNMDKALNDSVSRIFKNEYLAPRSPYTTLQLPKQGIGEWCHPQETAEINDSGVRSKVRDGILSTSLGVPFRTPAKGNNIAFTSLWNNYPDKLSVELNGKASNIYLLMAGTTNHMQSHIVNGVVKVTYKDGSAEVLNLINPDNWCPVEQDYFVDGLAFKLNKPRPYRLHFLSGAVSNNLEKELHIEGVYGRSIKGGAGILLDLPLNKAKELKNLQLVTEANDVIIGLMAVTLQR is encoded by the coding sequence ATGAAATTTGTGAGAATGCTACCACTCTTCCTTTGGGGAGTGGCAGTTTCTGCACAGCCATTAGCCTCACTGAATGATTCCCAAAGGGGAGTGCAGCGTACATTACGCTATACTCCCGATGGTGAAGACTTTGTGATTGTTAATGGTGATAAGAAGTTTAACCGTGCGCTTTACGGGTCTCACACAGGGTTTCGGGTAGAAACCGGCGATGTGCCTGAATTTGCTCTTTATCTTCCGCGAATGGGGGGTAATCTTAGCTTTGGGATTGTCAGCGGTTCTAAGGTCTTATCCTTAAATAAAGCGGCCTATATTGAAAGTCGCTACCGTGCGGGTTCCCGCATCTATACAATAAAAGATCCTCTTTTAGGAAAGGGATGTATTCGCATCACAGCTCTTTCAATGTATAATGCCGATGGAGCAATCTTTAAAATTGAAACAGAAAACATTCCCGGAAATGTATCCTTAACCTGGCGCTTTGGCGGTGCTGCCGATAAACGGTTCAGCCGTGAAGGCGACTTGGGTGTTGATCCGTATGATAGCTTTGACTTAAAACCGGAATACTGTGCGGGTAATGTTTATTCTATAAATAACAATGCCTTTACCCTGAAGTTTGGAAAGAAAGAACCTCGCCAGTTGGCAGGTGTTTTTCCAACAGACTCAAAGCTGAGCATTGCAAATGAACTTCCTGTACTAGATGGGAAGCTGTCTCTTGCCGGAAAGAAGGTTTACTTTATGGCATTGCAGAGTTCTCACCTGGATAAAACATTAGATTATCCGGCGCTGACTGATTGTTTTGCGAAATCAGAAGCGGCTCGTGTAAAGCTTGCTTCACAAATAAAAATAGATACTCCCGATCCTTACTTTAATACACTTGGTGGTACATTGGCTGTAGCGGCTGATGCTATATGGAGTGGTGAGGTGTGGCTTCACGGAGCTATTGGCTGGCGAATGCCTCTTAACGGTTGGCGTGCAGCGTATACCGGAGATGCATTGGGATGGCATGATCGTGCCCGTACTCATTTTAATGCTTACGCAGCAAGTCAGGTGAAAGATGTACCTGCTATATATCCTCATCCAACACAGGACAGTGCTATGAATCTTGCCCGCTCGGAAAAGAAGTGGGGTACGCAGATGTACAGCAATGGCTATATTTGCCGTAATCCTCGCGAGAATAACAAGATGCATCACTATGATATGAACTTGTGTTATATTGATGAACTTTTGTGGCATTTTAACTGGACGGGAGATTTAGCCTATGCAAAGCAGATGTGGCCCGTACTTACCCGCCACCTTGCATGGGAAAAACGAAACTTCGATCCGGATAATGACGGACTTTATGATGCCTATTGTTGTATCTGGGCCAGCGATGCTCTTTATTACAATAGTGGGGCTGTAACGCATTCTTCAGCATATAACTACCGTGCCAACCGCATGGCTGCAGAGATTGCTGCCAGAATAGGAGAAGATCCTAAGCCTTATGCTGATGAGGCTGATAAGATTCTGAAAGCACTGAATACTCGTCTTTGGATTCCTGCCAAAGGACATTGGGCGGAGTATCAGGATTTCATGGGGAAGAAAAAGCTTCATGAGAGTGCGGCTGTGTGGACCATCTATCATGCTATAGATTCAGATGTGCAGAATCCTTTCCAAGGTTATCAGGCTACCCGTTATGTAGATACGGAAATTCCTCATATTCCTGTTGTTGCGAAAGGATTAAAGGACGAAGGTTACGCGGTGGTTTCCACTACCAATTGGATGCCTTATTCATGGTCAATTAATAATGTGGCTGCTGCCGAGGTGATGCATACTTCACTTGCTTACTGGCAAGCTGGAAGGAATGAAGAAGCATTTAAATTGCTAAAGAGTTCGGTGCTCGACGGAATGTATCTGGGTAGTAGTCCCGGAAACATTGGACAGATAAGCTTTTACGATGCAGCTCGTGGTGAATGCTACAGAGATTTTGGTGATCCTATTGGTGTTGCTTCCCGTGCGCTTGTTCAAGGACTTTTTGGTGTGATTCCAGATGCTATGAATGGTCGTGTGCTGGTTCGTCCGGGCTTTCTTTCAGCCTGGGATCATGCATCAATCTCTACACCGGACATCAACTTTGCTTTTAAGCGTATCGGTAAAAAAGAAATATACAATGTAGAATTGAAATTTGAAAAGCAACTGGTGCTTGATTTACAGGTCCGTGCTCTTTCAGACAAAATCAATTCTATAAAAGTAAATGGCAAAGAGGTGAAATGGACTCTTGCAGAATCTGCCTCCGGTTATCCTGTGATTAAGATTTCTTCTCTTCCGGCAAAGAATAATAAGGTCGAGATTGTTTGGACTGGAAAAGAATTATTGAAAGTTCCTGGTGTGGCTTCGGCGTCAAATGGCCTTTCATGGTCTTTGAATCTGGGTAATCCTATTAAAAAGATTTATGATCCTCAAGGAATTATTGAAGATGCAAAAACTTCCGGCAGTATTATTTCGGGAAAGATAAAAGCTGAGGCTGGTAGTCATACGCTTTTTGCATTGATTTCACAAGGCGAAATGGAGTGGTGGATGCCGGTAAATATCGAAGTTAAAGAAGGATCTCCGGTTGCTGCAAAGGCATTTGCCAATGTAAACAGCTCTACTTGTGAGCCGGTTAATATGGATAAAGCGTTGAATGATTCGGTTAGCCGGATATTTAAGAATGAATATCTTGCTCCACGTTCTCCTTATACCACATTGCAATTACCCAAACAGGGGATAGGTGAGTGGTGTCATCCTCAGGAAACAGCGGAGATTAACGACTCCGGCGTTCGCTCTAAAGTGCGTGACGGAATATTGTCCACCTCTCTGGGAGTGCCTTTCAGAACTCCTGCCAAGGGTAATAATATTGCTTTTACATCTCTTTGGAACAATTATCCTGATAAGCTTTCTGTTGAATTAAATGGGAAAGCATCAAATATTTATTTGCTTATGGCGGGTACAACAAACCATATGCAGAGTCATATAGTAAATGGAGTTGTTAAAGTGACTTATAAAGATGGCTCGGCAGAGGTGTTGAACTTGATTAATCCGGATAACTGGTGCCCTGTTGAACAGGATTACTTTGTTGACGGACTGGCTTTTAAACTTAATAAACCGCGTCCGTACAGATTACACTTCTTATCTGGTGCAGTGAGTAATAACCTTGAGAAGGAACTTCATATAGAAGGTGTTTACGGACGAAGCATCAAAGGAGGCGCAGGCATTTTGTTGGACTTACCTTTGAATAAGGCAAAAGAATTAAAAAATCTGCAGTTAGTGACTGAAGCCAATGATGTGATTATTGGTTTAATGGCTGTTACTTTGCAGAGATAA
- a CDS encoding DUF2795 domain-containing protein, producing MYWTLELASKLEDAPWPASKDELIDYAMRSGAPLEVIENLQEMEDEGEIYESIEDIWPDYPSKEDFFFNEEEY from the coding sequence ATGTATTGGACATTAGAATTAGCATCTAAACTGGAAGATGCACCTTGGCCAGCTTCCAAGGATGAACTTATTGATTACGCGATGCGTTCAGGCGCACCATTAGAAGTGATTGAAAATCTTCAGGAAATGGAAGATGAAGGTGAGATATATGAAAGTATAGAAGATATTTGGCCGGATTATCCCAGCAAAGAAGACTTTTTCTTCAACGAAGAAGAGTATTAA
- a CDS encoding PorP/SprF family type IX secretion system membrane protein, translating to MTFKRFLFFYSALLCCLAANAQFDAQFSQYWAVTGYYNPAYAGQTDKLTVSGAYSQQLMGFTNAPKSMYFGADMPFKFLGGKHGVGVTLFNEGIGLFRNQMFGVQYSYKKQIGKGQLGLGMQVGALNISFDPTNINLGDETNDNAFPTTNISGMSMDASLGAYYTHPKYYAGVSVTHLTAPTVLLGENNEFKVDPTIYLTGGCNINTNNPLIWLQPSFLLKSDLVSTKVDLTGRMFYNYNDKTLYGGLSYSPGTSVTFLVGAKIKNITVGYAYDMFTSQIGAGSGSHDLFINYTTDINFSGHSKNKHKSIRIL from the coding sequence ATGACATTTAAAAGATTTCTTTTCTTTTATTCTGCTTTGCTTTGCTGCCTTGCTGCAAATGCACAGTTTGATGCGCAATTCAGTCAGTATTGGGCGGTGACGGGATATTATAATCCTGCTTATGCCGGACAAACGGATAAATTAACGGTATCGGGTGCCTACAGTCAGCAACTGATGGGGTTTACCAATGCTCCTAAATCAATGTATTTCGGTGCTGATATGCCATTTAAATTCCTTGGAGGTAAACATGGTGTAGGTGTCACTCTTTTTAATGAAGGAATAGGTCTTTTCAGAAACCAGATGTTTGGTGTGCAGTATTCGTATAAAAAACAGATAGGGAAAGGACAATTAGGTCTTGGAATGCAGGTGGGTGCTTTAAATATCTCTTTCGATCCAACTAATATTAATTTAGGTGACGAGACTAATGATAATGCTTTTCCAACTACCAACATCTCTGGAATGAGTATGGATGCTTCATTGGGTGCATACTATACACATCCCAAGTATTATGCCGGAGTTTCGGTCACTCATCTCACTGCTCCAACAGTGTTGCTGGGAGAAAATAATGAATTTAAGGTAGATCCTACCATTTATTTAACAGGTGGATGCAATATAAATACGAATAATCCGTTAATTTGGTTACAGCCATCTTTCTTACTGAAGAGTGATTTGGTTTCTACAAAAGTAGATTTAACGGGACGAATGTTCTATAACTATAATGATAAAACTTTATATGGTGGTTTATCATATAGTCCTGGTACATCAGTAACGTTTTTAGTGGGGGCAAAAATAAAGAATATTACTGTGGGTTATGCTTACGATATGTTTACGTCGCAAATAGGAGCCGGAAGCGGAAGTCATGATCTGTTTATTAATTATACAACAGATATAAACTTCTCGGGACACAGTAAAAACAAACATAAAAGTATACGTATTTTATAA